In Paenibacillus sp. G2S3, a single window of DNA contains:
- a CDS encoding DUF1836 domain-containing protein gives MESFALTRVEMSSLLLSLTGLSDRKPLNILQEAWTKFHLDEVEKGTSLPAFLSTDVPPIFQKIIKGHDVKGFSLGEIASLGHLIEYSTLTVTTMQNWVKRDFKEYLGSPREGKKYSVNQAALLFMIDDLKSALNFESIRQLFRLMFLKPDRDDDDLIEPAKLYYAYAGLFEEIKSNPTIQTQCKVDQLLHKEFSWKEDSLLRSSTDRVINRLTHLTRSQRESVRNILLIATIAVQTCYFQSLARQYFNAALFLDF, from the coding sequence ATGGAATCATTTGCATTGACTCGCGTGGAGATGTCCAGTCTTCTGCTCTCATTGACCGGATTATCAGACCGGAAACCGCTGAATATCCTCCAAGAGGCATGGACTAAATTTCATCTTGATGAAGTAGAAAAGGGGACTTCGTTACCCGCTTTTTTATCTACAGATGTTCCACCCATTTTTCAAAAGATCATTAAGGGCCATGATGTAAAAGGCTTTTCACTCGGTGAAATTGCTTCATTAGGCCATCTAATAGAGTATTCCACTTTGACTGTGACTACTATGCAAAATTGGGTGAAGCGTGATTTTAAGGAGTATCTCGGTTCTCCAAGAGAAGGAAAGAAGTATTCAGTTAATCAGGCAGCACTTCTGTTTATGATCGATGATCTCAAATCAGCCCTAAATTTCGAAAGTATTCGTCAGCTATTCCGATTAATGTTCTTAAAGCCAGATCGAGACGATGATGATCTCATAGAACCGGCAAAGCTGTATTACGCATATGCTGGACTGTTTGAAGAGATTAAGAGTAATCCTACGATACAAACGCAATGTAAAGTAGATCAGCTTTTGCACAAGGAGTTCTCTTGGAAAGAAGATTCCCTGCTTAGAAGTTCCACAGATCGTGTGATCAATCGCCTAACGCATCTCACGAGATCTCAGAGAGAATCTGTACGCAACATACTGCTGATAGCCACGATAGCTGTTCAGACCTGTTATTTTCAATCGCTGGCCAGACAATACTTTAATGCTGCTTTATTTCTTGATTTTTGA
- a CDS encoding hemolysin family protein: MGIGLSLTLVAILIILTAFFVATEFALVRLRGSQISQMVIEGKKNALAVQRVSANLDGYLSACQLGITITALGIGALAEPAFEQLLLPVFDWANISPSVSHPLAFLFAFVIATFLHVVVGELAPKTVAINIPERIGQITSPLIIWFYRILYPLIWFMNGSANLLVRLFGMKPASEHGDAHSEDEIRLILSESYESGKINKAEYGYVNRIFTFDEMLAKEIMVPRTDMVCLFTNHSLKENFEIIRKEQYTRFPVAEGSKDNIIGMINTKQLYLQYDNNPDFDFKGLIQPVLTVSEVTPVKNLLTRMQLERVHIALLLDEYGGTSGLITIEDILEEIVGEIRDEFDGDERREVEKISDTNYLFDGKVSLIEVKELTGLDVEHEEVTTIGGWLYSHIPDPAVGKSIVHDNVTLIIREMNRYRVRKVEVIIETTGDTESSELENS, translated from the coding sequence ATGGGTATAGGACTTAGTTTGACGTTGGTGGCTATTTTGATTATTTTAACCGCTTTTTTTGTAGCAACGGAATTTGCATTGGTGAGACTTAGAGGTAGTCAGATCAGTCAAATGGTGATCGAGGGAAAGAAGAACGCGCTAGCTGTACAACGAGTGTCTGCTAATCTTGACGGATACTTATCTGCTTGTCAGCTCGGGATTACAATCACTGCACTGGGTATTGGTGCACTGGCAGAGCCAGCGTTTGAGCAGTTGCTCCTTCCGGTATTCGACTGGGCTAATATTAGTCCAAGTGTGAGTCACCCTCTTGCGTTCTTATTCGCATTCGTCATTGCAACATTCCTACACGTCGTTGTCGGGGAACTTGCTCCGAAGACGGTAGCTATAAACATTCCGGAAAGAATCGGTCAAATTACATCACCGCTGATTATTTGGTTCTACAGAATTTTGTACCCACTCATTTGGTTCATGAACGGTTCCGCAAATTTGCTTGTTCGCCTTTTCGGGATGAAGCCTGCCAGTGAGCATGGAGACGCTCATAGTGAAGATGAGATTCGTTTGATCTTGTCTGAAAGCTATGAAAGTGGAAAAATCAATAAAGCTGAATATGGCTATGTCAACCGTATCTTTACTTTTGATGAGATGTTGGCCAAAGAAATCATGGTTCCACGAACCGATATGGTATGTCTTTTCACCAATCATTCACTGAAAGAAAATTTCGAGATTATCCGTAAGGAACAATATACTCGCTTCCCGGTTGCAGAAGGTAGCAAGGATAATATCATCGGAATGATTAATACGAAACAGCTTTATTTGCAATATGACAATAACCCTGATTTTGATTTCAAAGGCTTGATTCAGCCAGTCTTAACCGTATCTGAGGTAACACCTGTTAAGAATCTTTTAACACGTATGCAATTGGAGCGGGTGCATATTGCCCTGCTGCTTGATGAATATGGTGGTACGTCTGGACTCATCACGATTGAAGATATTTTGGAAGAAATCGTTGGTGAAATTCGAGATGAATTTGACGGTGATGAACGCAGAGAAGTGGAGAAAATAAGCGATACAAATTATCTGTTCGATGGTAAGGTATCTCTAATTGAGGTCAAGGAACTCACTGGTCTTGATGTCGAACATGAGGAAGTGACAACGATTGGAGGCTGGTTATACAGTCATATCCCAGATCCGGCCGTTGGCAAAAGCATTGTACATGACAATGTAACCTTAATCATTCGTGAGATGAACAGATACCGTGTACGCAAGGTTGAGGTCATCATTGAGACTACAGGTGACACTGAATCGTCAGAGCTTGAGAATTCATAA
- a CDS encoding GNAT family N-acetyltransferase translates to MMVTFKVLISEDAEELLRLQHQLDQESKFMLMEPDERQSSLNQVREMIESFASADTSILIGAEVDSHLIGFMSVRGGSVRRNRHSAYIVIGILRQYQSQGIGTGLFKELDAWARNTEIVRLELTVMTHNELAMSLYIKNGFEIEGTKRKSLLIDGQWVDEYYMSKILIKENRIENQI, encoded by the coding sequence ATGATGGTAACATTTAAAGTGCTGATTTCAGAGGATGCAGAAGAATTACTTCGTCTACAGCATCAGTTGGATCAGGAATCCAAATTTATGTTAATGGAGCCGGATGAACGACAATCCAGTCTAAATCAGGTCAGAGAGATGATCGAAAGCTTCGCTTCAGCAGATACTTCAATCCTTATTGGCGCAGAGGTTGATAGCCATTTGATAGGCTTTATGTCGGTTAGAGGTGGCAGTGTTAGACGCAATCGCCATAGTGCGTACATAGTCATTGGCATTCTAAGACAGTATCAGAGTCAGGGAATCGGTACGGGGCTATTCAAAGAGCTGGATGCATGGGCTAGGAATACTGAAATTGTTCGGTTAGAGCTAACAGTTATGACACATAATGAGCTGGCTATGTCCCTATATATCAAAAATGGGTTTGAGATCGAAGGGACGAAAAGAAAATCGCTTTTGATCGATGGTCAGTGGGTAGATGAATATTACATGAGCAAGATCTTGATAAAAGAAAACAGGATAGAGAATCAGATTTAA
- a CDS encoding GNAT family N-acetyltransferase has translation MIREAVPEDAFYIEDLYRLLLPNQTDIQVSPERLRQIAENTDSFLYVYEEEGTIVGTLHLHLCMDALCDDRPFAVIERVITAQEVRGKGYGAKLMRYAEHVATSRGALKIMLSSAVRREDAHQFYEHLGYNSSSSKLFKKYL, from the coding sequence ATGATAAGAGAGGCTGTTCCTGAAGACGCATTCTATATTGAAGATCTATATCGATTGTTGCTGCCTAATCAAACAGATATACAAGTATCACCGGAACGACTGAGGCAGATAGCTGAGAATACGGATAGTTTTCTTTATGTGTACGAAGAAGAAGGGACTATTGTTGGGACGCTTCATCTTCATTTGTGTATGGATGCTTTATGTGACGATCGACCCTTTGCAGTCATTGAAAGAGTTATCACTGCACAAGAGGTGAGAGGGAAAGGATACGGAGCGAAATTAATGAGATACGCTGAGCACGTAGCCACCTCTAGGGGAGCCCTTAAGATCATGCTATCGAGTGCGGTCAGAAGGGAGGATGCACATCAATTTTACGAGCATCTTGGATATAATAGCAGTTCCAGTAAGCTGTTCAAAAAGTACTTATAG
- a CDS encoding VOC family protein, translating to MISPILNQIGAVFIPVKDIEKSKEWYCQLLGLPLDGEVLFGHLYVIPMQGPEIVLDSKIYTSESVLNIPSFHLNTEDIDAAYDYVKANGGEILTDIEHDHWFNFKDPDGNVIMVCRC from the coding sequence GTGATAAGTCCGATTCTGAATCAGATTGGTGCAGTTTTTATTCCGGTAAAGGATATTGAGAAATCTAAAGAATGGTATTGCCAATTGCTTGGTTTGCCTTTGGATGGTGAAGTATTATTCGGGCATCTATACGTGATTCCCATGCAAGGACCGGAAATCGTATTAGACAGCAAAATTTACACTTCTGAGTCCGTTCTTAATATCCCCTCTTTTCATCTAAATACCGAAGATATTGATGCTGCTTATGATTATGTAAAAGCGAATGGCGGAGAGATTCTTACGGATATCGAGCATGACCATTGGTTTAATTTCAAAGATCCTGACGGTAATGTTATTATGGTCTGTCGTTGTTAA
- a CDS encoding TrkH family potassium uptake protein, translating into MANLNFGGFKLTPPKVLSLGFVILITAGTFLLSLPVSSVKGHISFIDALFMATSATCVTGLAVIDTGTQLTTFGQVVLLVLFQFGGLGFITMATLITLVLNKRISFKERILMQESMNQNSMQGIVQLIRRVLIYSLVIQLTGAIVFAGRFMMDMPFGKAVYYGIFHSISIFNNAGFDLFGDIHGPFSGLTRFVNDPIVNFTSMILIFLGGVGFIVLSDVFDFPKRKKLTLHSKVVLSTSVILIAIGAALFFLLEFNSTLKPLSAGGKIMATFLQAITPRSGGVTTIEIPLMRESTQFLMILLMFIGAAPGSTGGGIKITTFAVLVAAVSARLRGKEDIVMFRYQIAKENVYRAVTMTLMSLMLVVIATMLLSVTEKADFLAVLFESVSAFGTSGLSMGLTPELTTAGKVLIIILMFLGRTGPLTLAYALKPKGSKELYRYPEGKITIG; encoded by the coding sequence TTGGCTAATCTGAACTTCGGTGGATTTAAATTAACACCACCTAAAGTCTTATCACTAGGATTTGTAATACTTATCACTGCCGGAACTTTTTTACTTAGTTTGCCGGTCTCCTCAGTAAAAGGGCACATTTCTTTTATTGATGCATTATTCATGGCAACATCGGCAACCTGTGTTACAGGTCTGGCAGTCATTGATACGGGCACACAGTTGACTACTTTTGGACAAGTTGTTCTACTCGTATTATTTCAGTTTGGGGGATTAGGTTTTATTACGATGGCCACTTTGATTACTTTGGTCCTTAATAAACGAATATCCTTTAAAGAACGAATTCTTATGCAAGAATCTATGAACCAGAATTCCATGCAGGGTATTGTCCAGTTAATCCGCAGAGTCCTGATATATTCACTAGTTATTCAGCTCACAGGTGCCATTGTGTTTGCCGGTAGGTTTATGATGGATATGCCTTTCGGGAAAGCTGTATATTATGGGATTTTTCACAGTATATCTATTTTTAATAATGCAGGCTTTGATCTATTTGGTGACATTCATGGGCCCTTTAGTGGACTTACTCGTTTTGTAAACGATCCTATTGTGAATTTCACCTCAATGATCCTCATCTTTCTTGGAGGGGTCGGTTTTATTGTCCTGTCTGATGTTTTTGACTTTCCAAAACGTAAAAAGCTTACTCTTCATTCGAAGGTTGTTCTTTCTACCTCTGTGATATTGATTGCCATTGGGGCTGCTCTATTTTTCTTACTAGAATTTAATTCTACGCTGAAGCCCTTGAGTGCAGGTGGTAAGATCATGGCTACATTTTTACAAGCGATAACACCACGTTCAGGTGGTGTCACTACGATTGAAATTCCACTTATGCGGGAATCAACACAATTTCTAATGATCCTGCTGATGTTCATAGGGGCTGCGCCTGGATCTACTGGTGGGGGAATTAAGATTACTACGTTCGCTGTTCTAGTGGCTGCAGTTTCTGCAAGATTAAGGGGTAAAGAGGATATTGTAATGTTTCGTTACCAGATCGCTAAAGAAAATGTCTATAGAGCCGTGACGATGACATTAATGTCTCTAATGTTAGTTGTCATCGCTACGATGTTGTTATCCGTGACAGAAAAAGCTGACTTTCTTGCTGTACTCTTTGAATCCGTATCCGCATTCGGGACTTCTGGTCTCTCCATGGGACTTACTCCAGAACTGACTACTGCAGGTAAAGTGCTCATTATTATTCTAATGTTTCTCGGTCGGACGGGTCCACTTACTCTAGCTTATGCACTCAAGCCTAAAGGTAGTAAGGAACTTTACCGCTATCCTGAAGGGAAGATTACCATCGGATAA
- a CDS encoding aminopeptidase: MTDFEAKLSKYADLAVQIGVNVQPGQILVVNAPILAADFVRIITAKAYAIGASLVKVNWSDASITRQQFEHAAPEVFTEPPTWYAGEMTELAEKGAAILNVIAEDPDALKGIDPVRISNYQKVRGAALTKYREMQMSDKVSWSIVAVPCQAWADKVFPDVPAEERVNKLWEAIFHTVRLDREDPVAAWQEHLDTLDQKANVLNAKKYKKLHYIAPGTDLSIELPEGHIWAQGDSINAKGHSFVANMPTEEVFTAPLKTGVNGTVRSTKPLSHGGNIIDGFSITFENGRIVSVSAEQGQEALEHLISMDEGAKYLGEVALVPHKSPISESNILYYNTLFDENASNHLAIGMAYAFCLEGGKDMTPDELIAHGLNNSVTHVDFMIGSAEMNIYGISADGTEEPVFLNGNWAF, translated from the coding sequence ATGACTGATTTCGAGGCAAAGCTTAGTAAATATGCAGATTTAGCTGTGCAAATTGGGGTTAACGTTCAACCAGGGCAAATTCTGGTGGTGAATGCGCCGATTCTTGCAGCTGACTTCGTACGTATTATCACCGCCAAAGCATATGCGATTGGAGCAAGCTTAGTGAAGGTGAACTGGAGTGATGCGAGCATTACGCGCCAGCAGTTTGAACATGCTGCACCAGAGGTATTCACTGAGCCTCCTACTTGGTACGCAGGTGAAATGACTGAACTCGCCGAAAAAGGTGCGGCTATTCTTAACGTGATCGCGGAAGATCCTGATGCACTTAAGGGTATTGATCCTGTTCGCATTTCCAATTATCAAAAAGTACGGGGAGCTGCACTCACCAAATATCGTGAAATGCAAATGTCCGACAAAGTTAGCTGGAGTATTGTTGCAGTACCTTGTCAGGCTTGGGCGGATAAAGTATTCCCGGATGTTCCAGCTGAAGAACGTGTAAATAAACTTTGGGAAGCTATTTTCCACACCGTACGTCTTGATCGTGAAGATCCGGTAGCTGCATGGCAAGAACATCTCGACACTTTAGATCAAAAAGCAAATGTACTCAACGCAAAAAAATATAAGAAGCTGCATTACATAGCACCTGGTACGGACCTAAGCATCGAGCTTCCAGAAGGCCATATTTGGGCACAGGGGGACAGCATTAATGCTAAGGGTCATTCTTTTGTAGCCAATATGCCTACCGAAGAAGTATTTACCGCCCCTCTAAAGACTGGCGTGAATGGCACCGTACGAAGCACAAAACCTCTTAGCCATGGCGGCAACATTATCGATGGATTCTCTATTACTTTTGAGAATGGACGAATTGTTAGTGTTAGTGCAGAGCAAGGACAAGAAGCACTAGAACACCTCATTAGTATGGATGAAGGCGCGAAATACCTCGGTGAAGTTGCATTAGTTCCTCATAAGTCCCCTATCTCTGAGTCCAATATTCTTTATTACAATACCTTGTTTGATGAGAATGCATCCAACCACCTAGCTATAGGTATGGCTTATGCTTTCTGCTTAGAAGGTGGTAAGGATATGACTCCTGATGAACTGATTGCACATGGATTGAATAATAGCGTTACCCATGTGGATTTCATGATCGGTTCAGCGGAAATGAACATTTATGGTATATCTGCTGATGGAACCGAAGAACCTGTATTCCTGAATGGAAACTGGGCGTTCTAA
- a CDS encoding aminopeptidase: protein MLDFKQKLENYALLAVKIGVNIQPGQTLVVNADIVSAELVRLVVRNAYEAGAKLVKVNYSDEVVTRTRYDLAPSDSFLEPPQWQADELEDLAKKGAAFLSITSTNPDLLNGVESGRIADNQRISGQTLAPYRELLMGNHVSWSIVAFPSSSWAAKVFPEASPDQQIDLLWEAIFKATRADQADPIQAWSQHLDGLKARCTTLNDNKFRKLHYTAPGTDLTIELPEGHIWCQAGAVNGKGVPFLANIPTEEVFTAPLKSGVNGKVSSTKPLSYGGNLIDNFTLTFENGKVTDFAAEKGSETLASLIALDEGSAYLGEVALVPFHSPISESGILYYTTLFDENASCHLALGAAYAFTLQEGTTMTKEQLQEKGMNQSHTHVDFMMGAPEMSIDGIKDDGTIVPIFRAGDWA from the coding sequence ATGTTAGATTTCAAGCAAAAACTGGAGAACTATGCGTTGCTGGCAGTGAAGATTGGGGTTAATATCCAACCTGGGCAGACCCTTGTTGTAAATGCCGACATCGTTTCGGCAGAACTAGTACGTCTTGTCGTACGCAATGCCTATGAAGCGGGTGCGAAGCTCGTCAAGGTTAATTATAGCGACGAGGTTGTTACACGTACACGTTATGACCTCGCTCCATCCGATTCCTTCTTGGAACCGCCACAATGGCAAGCAGATGAATTAGAAGATCTGGCTAAAAAAGGTGCAGCATTTCTATCGATAACTTCAACGAATCCAGATCTGTTGAACGGTGTTGAATCAGGAAGAATTGCAGATAATCAGCGGATCTCTGGACAAACGTTAGCTCCATATCGTGAATTGTTAATGGGGAATCACGTAAGCTGGAGTATTGTAGCCTTCCCATCATCATCATGGGCGGCAAAAGTATTCCCTGAAGCATCACCTGATCAGCAGATTGATTTGCTATGGGAAGCTATCTTTAAAGCAACACGTGCGGATCAGGCTGATCCTATTCAAGCATGGAGTCAACATTTAGATGGTCTAAAAGCACGTTGTACTACCTTGAATGATAATAAGTTCCGCAAGCTGCACTATACAGCACCAGGGACCGATTTGACGATTGAACTACCAGAAGGCCATATCTGGTGTCAAGCCGGAGCTGTCAATGGCAAAGGTGTCCCTTTCCTAGCCAATATCCCTACAGAAGAAGTATTTACTGCCCCACTGAAGTCTGGTGTGAATGGTAAGGTAAGCAGCACTAAGCCGCTTAGCTATGGGGGTAATCTTATTGATAATTTCACTCTTACCTTTGAGAACGGCAAAGTAACGGATTTCGCCGCTGAAAAAGGTTCAGAAACGCTTGCTTCCCTTATCGCATTAGATGAAGGCTCTGCTTATCTTGGAGAAGTCGCTTTGGTGCCTTTCCACTCCCCGATCTCCGAGAGCGGAATTCTATATTACACCACATTGTTTGATGAGAATGCTTCCTGCCATTTGGCATTAGGTGCAGCATATGCCTTTACCCTTCAAGAGGGTACAACAATGACCAAAGAACAACTGCAGGAAAAAGGAATGAATCAAAGCCATACACATGTTGATTTTATGATGGGTGCACCTGAAATGAGCATTGATGGTATTAAGGATGATGGAACAATCGTACCTATCTTCCGTGCCGGAGATTGGGCTTAA
- a CDS encoding TetR/AcrR family transcriptional regulator, protein MSPRAGLDRRTLVIVAAEIADHEGIEAVTLAALANKLGVRSPSLYNHINGLGDLRTQLAIYGLGELSDAMNNAAKGFSGDAAVQAMGRAYVDFARSRPGLYETTLRAPEQANTELEAASDHILKLIIHVMKGYQLDEEGEIHAVRGLRSILHGFASLEQKGGFGMALDTNVSLSRLINTFIAGIGNMKSE, encoded by the coding sequence ATGTCACCTAGAGCAGGATTAGATCGTCGTACGCTAGTTATAGTAGCAGCAGAAATCGCCGATCATGAAGGAATAGAAGCTGTAACCTTAGCCGCATTGGCTAACAAACTTGGTGTTCGTTCTCCATCTTTATACAATCACATTAACGGGCTAGGGGATTTGCGCACACAACTTGCGATTTATGGACTAGGCGAGCTATCCGATGCAATGAACAACGCAGCTAAAGGCTTTAGTGGAGACGCTGCGGTACAGGCGATGGGGCGAGCGTACGTAGACTTTGCTAGAAGTCGGCCTGGATTATACGAGACAACGCTGCGAGCACCTGAACAGGCAAATACGGAGCTGGAAGCGGCAAGTGATCATATATTGAAGCTTATCATTCATGTGATGAAGGGTTATCAGTTGGATGAGGAAGGAGAAATTCATGCAGTACGCGGGTTACGAAGCATACTGCATGGCTTTGCCTCTTTAGAACAAAAAGGCGGTTTTGGAATGGCGCTTGATACTAATGTAAGCCTATCTCGGCTCATCAATACTTTTATTGCTGGGATCGGAAATATGAAGTCTGAATAA
- a CDS encoding MBL fold metallo-hydrolase: MRVTREGHLLQLTWMPRVFPVNCYMIEEENELTLIDAAMPFSVKGIIDTATKLDKKITRIIITHAHDDHIGALDELKKQLPEAQVYISERDAALLSGDRSLREGEPQTPIKGGVPKKITTRPDVLLYDGDTIGSLTAILTPGHTPGSMSFIDLRSGAVIVGDAFQTFRGTAVSGTVIPWFPFPALATWSKDQALKSAIKLLEASPTILATGHGDLLRNPVQTMEKAIHKAQMIQDRSN; the protein is encoded by the coding sequence ATGAGAGTAACACGTGAAGGTCATTTACTACAGCTAACTTGGATGCCAAGAGTATTTCCTGTGAATTGTTACATGATTGAGGAAGAGAATGAATTGACCTTGATAGATGCGGCAATGCCGTTCAGCGTAAAAGGAATTATCGATACCGCAACGAAGCTTGATAAGAAGATCACTCGCATTATAATAACGCATGCTCATGACGATCATATAGGTGCACTGGATGAGCTAAAGAAGCAGCTTCCAGAGGCTCAGGTGTACATTTCAGAAAGGGATGCAGCGTTGCTTAGTGGGGATCGTTCACTTCGTGAGGGAGAACCTCAGACCCCTATTAAGGGTGGTGTACCCAAGAAGATAACAACAAGGCCAGATGTATTACTCTATGATGGAGATACCATTGGCTCATTGACAGCCATTCTAACCCCAGGTCATACCCCTGGCTCTATGTCTTTCATTGATTTGCGAAGCGGCGCTGTTATCGTCGGAGATGCTTTTCAAACCTTCCGGGGAACGGCAGTGTCAGGAACCGTAATTCCTTGGTTTCCATTTCCGGCTCTGGCAACCTGGAGTAAAGATCAAGCCTTAAAAAGTGCGATTAAGCTTTTAGAGGCTTCTCCGACTATACTAGCTACTGGACATGGAGACTTACTTAGAAACCCAGTGCAAACGATGGAGAAAGCTATACACAAAGCACAAATGATTCAAGATAGGAGTAATTAA
- a CDS encoding DUF6773 family protein: MSRTRIKDERIISEIQKFSTHGFMIMLVGFMVSLLVKVFILQWDIKYWLDTFVIVMAGCLYITVRSVKDGIYLLPSKEGDVRRYKKINLIGGVVSTFIWAALMFLSDVREAGELDIAKSIMSTLVGSVIFFIGITWMQWFIIKRSNKNADKSLEG; the protein is encoded by the coding sequence GTGAGCAGGACAAGGATTAAGGATGAGCGGATTATCAGTGAAATTCAGAAGTTTAGTACACATGGATTTATGATTATGCTTGTGGGCTTTATGGTTAGTCTTTTGGTAAAAGTATTTATTCTGCAATGGGACATTAAGTATTGGTTGGATACGTTTGTGATTGTGATGGCAGGGTGTCTGTATATTACTGTTCGTTCCGTTAAAGATGGAATATATCTGCTACCGAGTAAAGAAGGCGATGTAAGACGGTATAAGAAAATCAATTTAATTGGGGGAGTAGTTAGTACATTCATATGGGCTGCATTAATGTTCCTTTCTGATGTTAGAGAAGCAGGGGAATTGGATATTGCTAAAAGTATCATGAGCACCTTAGTGGGGTCCGTTATATTTTTCATTGGGATTACATGGATGCAGTGGTTCATTATTAAAAGATCCAATAAAAATGCGGACAAAAGTCTAGAGGGTTAG
- a CDS encoding helix-turn-helix transcriptional regulator, translating to MKLARIQKDLSQEQLAEVVGVTRQTIGLIEAGNYNPTLKLCIAICKALDRSLNDIFWEE from the coding sequence ATGAAACTGGCACGTATACAAAAAGATCTTTCCCAAGAACAGTTAGCGGAAGTTGTAGGGGTTACAAGACAGACGATTGGTCTGATTGAAGCCGGGAACTATAACCCAACGCTTAAGTTGTGCATAGCTATCTGCAAGGCATTGGATCGATCTTTAAACGATATTTTTTGGGAGGAATAA
- a CDS encoding nitroreductase, producing the protein MTQTQPTQKNSVAEVIRERRSIKLFKKDPLPQGLLEELLNVAVWAPNHGVREPWRFIAFQGDGTKFLAEAAFAFVKRAFSDPEVAAKRKEYISNIPLTLIVVMPEDPRQREWDEDFAAASALVQNFQLAAWEQGVGTIWKTDPYINNPEFRNKIGVKPGEKIIAMIHAGYPETVPDSRPRTDASELLKIIDSYPENEVVE; encoded by the coding sequence ATGACACAAACTCAACCGACTCAAAAGAATAGCGTAGCTGAAGTAATAAGAGAAAGACGCTCTATTAAGCTTTTTAAAAAAGATCCACTGCCACAAGGTCTCTTAGAGGAATTGTTAAATGTTGCTGTATGGGCGCCGAACCATGGGGTGCGTGAGCCGTGGAGATTTATTGCTTTTCAAGGTGATGGTACAAAGTTCTTGGCTGAAGCGGCATTTGCTTTCGTGAAACGTGCTTTTTCTGATCCTGAAGTGGCTGCTAAGCGAAAAGAATATATCTCAAATATTCCATTAACGTTAATTGTGGTGATGCCTGAGGATCCTCGGCAGAGAGAGTGGGATGAGGATTTTGCAGCAGCGTCAGCACTTGTGCAGAACTTCCAGCTAGCGGCTTGGGAGCAAGGCGTGGGAACGATTTGGAAGACCGATCCTTATATCAATAATCCTGAATTCCGTAACAAAATTGGTGTGAAGCCAGGAGAGAAGATCATAGCCATGATCCATGCCGGATACCCGGAGACTGTGCCAGACAGCCGTCCACGCACGGATGCTTCTGAACTATTGAAGATCATTGATAGCTATCCAGAGAACGAGGTAGTGGAATAA
- the pstB gene encoding phosphate ABC transporter ATP-binding protein PstB, protein MGTSATAVRESFQTEDLSIFYGTYEAVKGISLPFAENTVTALIGPSGCGKSTFLRSLNRMNDEISGSTTKGSIWIDGVDINAPGTDVIKLRQKIGMVWQKPNPFYKSIYDNIAFGPKYHGVKGKKALDEIVESSLRKAALWDEVKDRLKDSALALSGGQQQRLCIARALSVNPQILLLDEPASALDPVSTGKVEELIKELKEELRIVIVTHNMQQAARISDYTAYFYLGSLIEYDKTDKVFTNPENQMTQEYIMGRFG, encoded by the coding sequence ATGGGAACGTCGGCAACAGCAGTGCGTGAATCTTTTCAAACCGAGGACCTGAGTATTTTTTATGGAACATATGAGGCAGTAAAGGGGATTAGTCTTCCTTTTGCTGAAAATACGGTTACTGCACTGATCGGCCCATCCGGCTGTGGTAAATCAACCTTTCTTCGTTCACTGAACCGTATGAATGACGAAATCTCCGGATCAACAACCAAAGGAAGCATCTGGATTGATGGAGTTGATATTAATGCTCCTGGCACAGACGTTATCAAACTGCGTCAGAAGATCGGTATGGTTTGGCAAAAGCCCAATCCGTTCTATAAATCCATTTATGATAACATCGCCTTTGGACCGAAGTACCATGGGGTAAAAGGAAAAAAAGCACTCGATGAGATTGTAGAGAGCAGCCTTCGTAAAGCAGCGTTGTGGGATGAAGTGAAGGACCGGTTAAAAGATTCAGCATTAGCTTTGTCCGGTGGACAACAGCAGCGCCTTTGTATTGCAAGAGCGTTGTCAGTTAACCCACAAATTCTACTTTTGGACGAACCAGCATCCGCACTAGATCCGGTTTCCACTGGTAAAGTAGAGGAGCTCATCAAGGAGTTAAAAGAAGAGCTACGCATAGTAATCGTGACACACAACATGCAGCAAGCTGCACGGATTTCTGATTATACGGCTTACTTCTATCTGGGATCCCTTATAGAATACGATAAGACGGATAAGGTCTTTACTAATCCAGAGAATCAAATGACACAAGAATATATCATGGGTCGTTTCGGCTGA